In Rosa rugosa chromosome 4, drRosRugo1.1, whole genome shotgun sequence, the genomic stretch TCGGATCACTTAGCTTAATATCTTTGTTTCTTTGTCATGGCATTAGAAGAACCTCAACAACCAAAATGGGAAGGCCAAACCTCTGCCGAGCTCAAAGGCTCAAAAGTGCAAGAGGTTTGGCCTCTTCTGGCGGACTTCTGCAACATGGACAAGTGGTTCCCCGGCCTCCACACTTGCTACCAAGTTGGCGGAGTTCCTGGCCAACCCGGTCTGGTTCGGTACTGCGAGCGCGGCACGGATGAGACAACTATCCTGTGGGCAAAAGAGAAGCTACTCACGATCGACCCAATCAACCAGTGTATGACGTACGAGATTGTTGACAACAATATGGGTTTCGAGTCGTATGTTGCAACAATGCAAGTAGTCCCTATCAACAACCATGGCTGCAAGATCGAGTGGTCGTTTGTTTGTGATCAGATTGAGGGCACGAGTTTGGAAGATCTCCAATCTTTCGTTGAGTCTTCACTCCAAGGGATAGCAAAGAAGATGGAGCTTGCTCTTCTATCTAATACTTCTACTAGCATGGGTGATAAACGCTGACTTGCAGATATCTTGTTCATGTAATAATAATGGTAacaattttcaatttgattgaacaGTTACAGCGTTGACTTGTAGATATCTTGTTCATGTAATAATAATggtaacgattttcaatttgccAATTTGGTTGAACAATTACAGTAGTGATCTATTTGTGAAAACTTGAATAAATCTAACTATTAATTTACCGATATGTGATGAAAGAAAAGTGAATCCCACAAATTAAAAATAGCCAAAAGTTGGATTCCTTGGCAAAAGGGCCAAAAAATGGAGTACCATGTTTACAACTCAAGTTCATCTGTGAAATAGATCGGATTTAAGACGATACACGAAACGATATGGACATGATTCCAAATGAAGATTGATTATCAGAGACAAAAACACAACATATTGACACAAGTACAAACACATCAGATTAGTAATTACTACATTTTAGCACATTAAGTCTGTTATCTGTCAAATTTTGTATCATCCAGTCCCTCAATTTTCTCATTTTGAAATTTAACCAAAACTGACTAATGTAACTCAGATTCCCACCTCAAATGGCAAGCAGGAATAGATCACTTACAAAAGCTTCCGCAATTAGATCTATTCTATCATGAATAAACTGGTACTGAATTAAACTAATATCCTCACAGCAGACTTGATGGCAAGTATTTCTTCTTCCCCAACTTTCTTCCAGACACCACCGATCATGAGATGGCCATTGACATATTCTGAGGACGCAACATCTTCCTTATCTGATACACAATCATCTACCGCAGTCTCCCTCATCTTCTTAACACATGGGTTATCAAGTAGCTGCATATCAGAACTACCTTGTCTCTTGCCACTATATGAGTTCGGTTCCCACTTCTCGTTTCTTCCAAGTTCTTCAGGATCCTTTTCAGATGCACAATTATAGTCCAAAACAGGCAGACAGCTGGAATACCCAACAGCACAAGGCAACATTCCAATAGGACACTGGGTCCATGATTTTGCCATAACCCATCTTTTAGAACCTCCAACATCAGCATCTCTTGTTCCCTTCACTGCTTTGCGCTTCATTTGGTGACGTTTAATCAACTCAAGCTTCTTTGCTGCTTGACTTAAAGATTTTTCTTGCTGAACAAATATACTATTTGAACTTGCAAGACAAGTGTTTTCTTCGGTAGCATCCAAATTTGATGAAACTAAGAAGGAGAGTTTGTTGAGTTTTTGCACTAGATAGTCGTCTCCTGTAAGCTTTGCAAGATGGAGGGCAGAATTCATGAGCTGGCTATTAGCAGAAGCTGATACAAGAAGACATTTACGTAGGACATCCATCAGAACTGCTTTCGAGATAGTTTTTTCCGCTGAAGAAACTTTAACCTCATCGGCAGAATCTTTTTCAGGAGGCTTTAATCCTTTGAAACTTCTAACGAGCCATGTAAACAGAGAACAGAGATGTTCAACTTGGCTTATCTTTGCCCCACAGTCTGATGATGTGTTCAACCCTCTTcctaaacaaaatcaaaaacagCAACTAAAATGAGATGTAAACATAACATGTGAAATCCACATGCACAGACAACTAGGTATGTCTAGCTGTACCCTCACAGTGTTGAACACAAGTCAAATACTCAGTTAAGATTAAAACTACTACTTCAAGTTGGAAAGTATAGAAAATAGACGGAAATAATGAATTCAAAAGGAAGCCACTGCAAATGTAAATCAACACGTACAACTAAAACTCCATAAATGACATGCATAACTGCATACAGATGAACTTAAAATCTGCATCTAGTTAAGCTCATTTATATGTAGCTTCGATGGATATGCTTTGAGAAAAGCAGCCCTAAAACCAACCATACGGGGACCTACAGAAACGTGGACATTCTTATTCTTAAAAGAGCAAAAGGCAGTAACCCTCTTACCACAGGGCACACTGCAAAAAATCGATGTTGAATTCATATATCCCAATCCAACTGGTTATTTGTAAGAACTTGtactaaccaaaagaaaatgcaTAAAATTAGCTTTTTCAACCTAAAGGAGTATAGGTCCAGATTgcttttttaaaaacaaaacccaatATATTTATAGATAATGTAATCTCCAAGGGAAAGCCAAAGAATTACATGACAGCAACCTACTCATTCCATGCAAACCCAAAATTAATATCTAGACTCAGAACTCAGACTCTACAATCATTAACTATCACTCAAGCGTGCCCAGTATCAAAAAGCATCCCAGTTTTAGCCAAGTGAATATAATTACATTATATATGCAGAACCTCACCATAGATTTACCTGTATTTATCTGATAACAGAGCAAAAAATACAAAGAAACAGGAAAAGTGATTACCCATCATTCCTTCCTGAGTCTCAATCATATCAAGAACTGCATGCAGAAGAGCTAGACGTAACTCTGGTTTCttatttgaaaattttgttATCACAAGCTTCCACTCATTCAACGACGTAGGTAGGCTTAGGCCCTTTTGGGTGTTTACTGGAAGGTCCGATGAATCTGAAGAGCTTTTAGTGTTCAACAACAACTCCAACAGTACAGATACAACTTCTGAGGAGAAAGACGAATACAACCCAACAAGACTTTTCAATATCTTGGTAACATCTTTTTTATAACCTGAAAAGTAAACCACATCCATTAACAGCCATACATAGAAAACATGCAAGTAGTTAAAGACATATTAATATGCTATAAGCAAAAGAACCAGTTTTTAAAAAATAGATGGCCTCTAATCATGGAAAACATGAAGATGGCTGTGAGTATAGTGTAAtctaaaaaaaataagtaaCTTACTCTCAGACATGCTTTTAAAGAATCAAATCATAGATACAAAGAATGCATGCAAGTATTTAAAGATGTCAATCTTAGCAGGAAGATCAGGTTCCTTTCGA encodes the following:
- the LOC133745694 gene encoding lachrymatory-factor synthase-like, with amino-acid sequence MALEEPQQPKWEGQTSAELKGSKVQEVWPLLADFCNMDKWFPGLHTCYQVGGVPGQPGLVRYCERGTDETTILWAKEKLLTIDPINQCMTYEIVDNNMGFESYVATMQVVPINNHGCKIEWSFVCDQIEGTSLEDLQSFVESSLQGIAKKMELALLSNTSTSMGDKR
- the LOC133745693 gene encoding protein LAS1 isoform X2, which translates into the protein MESLLGFMEEPGDYDQVETTSSSSSSSYSHKLVPWLSWDEWLSVSEALFSNSPDSVASALRRISAWRSRGCVPAVIEVTASIIEIQQKDPHFRKDQSNDAVDNCRADQSSDSSLSEEMLAMLYCMAIMRLVNCVVEKTRKKNEVSIAEAADAIGIPRSLIDIRHEGSHRELPALQVVRSASIKALDWLKYYYWEPQKNAIPFQGTGSANIRNEIKSKFRELASCLRAKMTPHLRSSQVKEKRGYKKDVTKILKSLVGLYSSFSSEVVSVLLELLLNTKSSSDSSDLPVNTQKGLSLPTSLNEWKLVITKFSNKKPELRLALLHAVLDMIETQEGMMGRGLNTSSDCGAKISQVEHLCSLFTWLVRSFKGLKPPEKDSADEVKVSSAEKTISKAVLMDVLRKCLLVSASANSQLMNSALHLAKLTGDDYLVQKLNKLSFLVSSNLDATEENTCLASSNSIFVQQEKSLSQAAKKLELIKRHQMKRKAVKGTRDADVGGSKRWVMAKSWTQCPIGMLPCAVGYSSCLPVLDYNCASEKDPEELGRNEKWEPNSYSGKRQGSSDMQLLDNPCVKKMRETAVDDCVSDKEDVASSEYVNGHLMIGGVWKKVGEEEILAIKSAVRILV
- the LOC133745693 gene encoding uncharacterized protein LOC133745693 isoform X1 is translated as MESLLGFMEEPGDYDQVETTSSSSSSSYSHKLVPWLSWDEWLSVSEALFSNSPDSVASALRRISAWRSRGCVPAVIEVTASIIEIQQKDPHFRKDQSNDAVDNCRADQSSDSSLSEEMLAMLYCMAIMRLVNCVVEKTRKKNEVSIAEAADAIGIPRSLIDIRHEGSHRELPALQVVRSASIKALDWLKYYYWEPQKNAIPFQGTGSANIRNEIKSKFRELASCLRAKMTPHLRSSQVKEKRGGRHTKWLCERNTFFSIMTGEICSSKSRCYKKDVTKILKSLVGLYSSFSSEVVSVLLELLLNTKSSSDSSDLPVNTQKGLSLPTSLNEWKLVITKFSNKKPELRLALLHAVLDMIETQEGMMGRGLNTSSDCGAKISQVEHLCSLFTWLVRSFKGLKPPEKDSADEVKVSSAEKTISKAVLMDVLRKCLLVSASANSQLMNSALHLAKLTGDDYLVQKLNKLSFLVSSNLDATEENTCLASSNSIFVQQEKSLSQAAKKLELIKRHQMKRKAVKGTRDADVGGSKRWVMAKSWTQCPIGMLPCAVGYSSCLPVLDYNCASEKDPEELGRNEKWEPNSYSGKRQGSSDMQLLDNPCVKKMRETAVDDCVSDKEDVASSEYVNGHLMIGGVWKKVGEEEILAIKSAVRILV